A window from Primulina eburnea isolate SZY01 chromosome 2, ASM2296580v1, whole genome shotgun sequence encodes these proteins:
- the LOC140823197 gene encoding uncharacterized protein, giving the protein MASFRENEQVDVLVIELPAPPGWIKKFTPRKGGTPRRNDIVFISPTGEEIKHKRQLEQYLKSHTGGPAISEFDWGLGDSPRRSARLSEKLKAEEAPESESPKKKQRKSSLKKEAKDKNNNAEVEDEAIDNNNVAAEEAKESGEISMARGEDAGNAEVITDEALPQKVDIEITEEKTEGDNVVEEPSDLEITKNTATESADGNAEGSKKATTEVIGIKTEESKEFAGPNGDESKDAYHAKKGTPDEKVDDAEKIDVNQNNAEEKQAAEIPDKPAVGN; this is encoded by the exons TTCACTCCGAGGAAAGGTGGTACACCTCGAAGAAATGACATTGTTTTCATATCCCCCACTGGAGAAGAGATCAAGCATAAGAGACAGTTGGAGCAATACCTCAAATCTCATACTGGTGGTCCCGCTATCTCTGAGTTTGATTGGGGTTTAG GTGACAGTCCAAGGCGTTCTGCAAGATTGAGTGAGAAATTGAAGGCAGAAGAGGCACCTGAAAGTGAATCTCCCAAGAAAAAGCAAAGAAAATCTAGTCTAAAGAAAGAAGCCAAAGATAAGAATAATAATGCAGAAGTAGAAGATGAAGCCATTGATAACAACAATGTTGCTGCAGAAGAAGCTAAAGAAAGCGGTGAAATTTCTATGGCACGTGGAGAAGATGCTGGTAATGCAGAGGTTATCACCGATGAAGCTCTTCCACAGAAGGTTGATATTGAAATAACAGAGGAGAAAACTGAGGGAGACAATGTAGTGGAGGAACCGTCAGATTTGGAAATTACAAAAAATACAGCTACTGAGAGTGCGGATGGTAATGCAGAGGGATCAAAGAAAGCAACTACTGAGGTGATAGGCATAAAAACTGAGGAATCGAAGGAGTTCGCAGGTCCAAATGGTGACGAATCCAAGGATGCATACCATGCCAAAAAGGGAACACCGGATGAGAAGGTTGATGATGCAGAAAAAATTGATGTAAATCAGAATAATGCAGAGGAGAAACAAGCAGCAGAAATTCCAGATAAGCCAGCTGTAGGTAACTAG